The Burkholderia ambifaria AMMD genome contains the following window.
TGTCGCTGCATACCGCACAGCGCGAGCGCGTGCGCGAGCACTGGCGCGCGGTGCGCCGCGGCGCACGCGATGCGCGCCGCGCCAACCTTGCCCCCCATCGCGCGGCGATGCCGCCGGTGACGTCTTGAACGAGCCGCGCACGACGCATGGCCACCCCTGGAGGGCTTGATATGGTACGACCCGCTCATTTCCCTGAAGCCTGCCTGTCGGGGCATCCCACGGCACGGCGGAGGCTGACATGACTGCAACGAAGGTTCACGTCCACCTGTTTTACGGCGCCGATCCGCGTACCTACCGCAAAGGCGAGGACATCGGCTGCCTGTACGGCTATCACCACGCCGAATCCGACGAATTCCGCTTGACCTATTCGCAGGACCGGCGCGAGAACCGCGTCGCGAGCCTCGCGCGCCGTGCGCTGAAGGCGGCGCTCGGCTTCGACGTCGTGCACGCGTGGCGCAATCGCGCAGCGCTGCTGGACACCGACGTGATCTGGACGCACACCGAGCAGGAGCACCTCGCCGCGGCGCTGGTCCTGAAGCTTGCCGGCGCGCGGGGCAAGCGCCCGCTGCTGCTCGCGCAGAGCGTGTGGCTGTTCGACAAGTGGAACACGTTCGGCGGCGCGCGCCGCTGGCTGTATCGCAAGCTGCTCGCCCGTGCCGACGCGCTGACGACACTCGCGCGCGACAACGCCGAGCTGTGCCGCCGCTATCTCGGGCGCGACGCGGAGTTCGTGTACTACGGGCTGAACACGCAGGATTTCCCGCCGGTCGAGCCGCAGCAGTGGCAGCCGAACCGGCCGCTGCGGATCGCCGCGATCGGCAACGACCGCGACCGCGACTGGCGCACCTTCCTCGCGGCATTCGGCGGCGACGAGCGCTACGACGTGCGGCTAGCGACGCGCCGTCGCGTGCCGCGCGAGTGGCATGCGCCGAACGTGAAGATCGGCTCGGCATCGGGCCTCGCGAAGCAGCACGAACTGTACGCATGGGCCGACGTGATCGTCGTGCCGTTGCGGCCGAACTTCCACGCGTCGGGCATCACCGTGATGCTCGAGGCGGCGGCGGTCGGCAAGCCGATGATCGTGTCCGACGTCGGCGGGCTCAGCGACTACTTCCCGCACGACACGGCCGCCTACGTGCCGGCGTTCGATGCGCAGGCGATGCGCCAGGCCGCCGACCGCTTCGTGGCCGATCCGCTCGCCGCGCTCGACTGCGCGCGCGCCGCGGCCGCGTGCCTGCGCGAGCGCGACCTGACCACGCAGGCGTTCGCCGAACAGCACGTGCGGATCACGCGCGACATGCTGCGCCGGCGTCGCACGCCGGCGGCCGCCGGCCTCGCGATGCCGCTCGCGGATTCGCGTCCGTCGTCGCGGTGAGAGCGGATCGATGAGCACGATCGCCGCCGAACGCGAACCGTCGCGCAAGCGCAGCTGGCTGCCCGAGCGCAAGCACTGGGTCGGGCAGGCCGGGCTGTGGACGTTTACCGCCGCGCTGATCGCCATTCACCAGGGCAAGGTGCTGACGCTCGCGTTTCCGGTGCTGGCCATCGCGGTCGGCATCTGGCTGTATTTCAAGAGCCCCGCGCGCTACGTCGGCTTCATGTGGTGGGTGTGGTTCCTGAGCCCCGAGGTGCGGCGTCTGGCCGACTGGTCGAAGGGCGCGTTCACGCCGACCAGCCTGATCCAGGTCGCGCCGCTCGCGGTGACGATGATCGCCGCGTTCGGACTGATCAGGCATTACCGCGTGCTCGCGCAGCGGCGCGGCATTCCCGTGCTGCTGATGCTGTTCGGGCTGGCGTACGCGTATCTGGTCGGCATCGTGTCGAGCGGCGTGATGGCCGCGACCTACGATCTCGCGAACTGGGTGTATCCGGTGCTGATCGGCTTTCACATCATGGTGAACTCGCGCGACTATCCCGAGTACCGCGACGTGCTGCTGTCCACGTTCATGTGGGGCGCGGCCGTGATGGGCGTGTACGGGGTCGTGCAGTACTTCGTGATGCCGCAGTGGGACGTGCTGTGGATGATCGGGTCGAACATGGGTTCGCAGGGCGAGCCGGTGCCGTACGGCGTCCGGGTATTCAGCACGATGAACTCGTCGGGGCCGTTCGCGTTCGCGATCATGGGCGCGCTGGTGTTCGTGTTCGCGGCGCCGCAGAAGGTGCGCTGGTTCGCGGGCGCCGCCGGCTTCGTGTCGTTCGCGTTGTGTCTCGTGCGCTCGACCTGGGGCGGATGGGTGATCGCGCTCGCGATCCAGCTCCTGCAGTCGAGCAACCGCGTGCGGATGCGGATCCTGATCAGCGGCGTCGTGCTGGTCGGGCTGTGCGTGCCGCTCCTGACCGTCGGGCCCGTGGCCGACCGGCTCGGCGCGCGTCTGCAGTCGATCACGAACCTGAAGGACGACCGCAGCTACGACGACCGCAACAAGTTCTACGCGACCTTCGCGCAAACGGCGTTCACCGACGTCGCCGGTGAAGGGATGGGCGCGACCGGCGCGTCGACCAAGCTGTCGAGCGACAGCGGCGAGCTCGGCAAGTACGGCAGCTTCGACAGCGGCGTGATGAACGTGCCGTTCGTGCTCGGCTGGCCCGGCACGCTGCTGTACCTGGCGGGCGTCGTGATGCTGCTCGGCCGCACGCTGCGCGCGGCGTTCAAGCTGCGCAAGGACAAGTTCGTCGGCGCATGCCTGAGCCTGTGCCTGTCGGTGTTCGCGATGCTCGTGTTCACGAACTCGCTGATCGGCACGGGCGGCCTGCTGCTGTTCACGGCCATTTTTTCAATACTATCCGCGGCGCACTGGCAGAAGGCGCAGCGCCTGCTGGCCGCCGCGCAATCACGGGGAGGCGACCATTGAGAATCGCGATCGTCACGCACGTCGTGCGACATAACGACGGCCAGGGCCGCGTCAATTACGAAATCGCGCGCGCGGCGCTGGCGGAAAACTACGAGGTCACGCTGGTCGCGTCGCATGTCGCGCCCGAGCTGCTGGCCGACCCGCGCGTGCGCTGGGTGCCGGTGAAGGTCGGCCGCTTCTGGCCGTCGAATCTCGTCAAGCAGCAGGTGTTCGCGCTGAAGAGCGCGTGGTGGCTGCGCGCGCATCGCGGCGAGTACGACGTGCTGCACGTGAACGGCTTCATCTCGTGGATCAGCGCCGACGTGAATACCGCGCACTTCGTGCATGGCGGCTGGTTCAAGAGCCCGTACTACCCGTTCGGGCTGACGAAGGGCATGTGGTCGGCCTACCAGTACGTCTATACGCGCGTGAACACCGCGCTGGAGCGCTGGGCGTACCGGCGTTCGCGCGCGATCACGGCCGTGTCGCAGAAGGTGGCCGACGAGATCGCCGGGCTCGGCATCGACAGCCGCAAGATCAGCGTGATCTACAACGGCGTCGACGGCAGTGCCTTCGCGGGCGCGCAGCCCGATCGCGCGGCGTTCAAGCTGCCTGACGACGCGTTCCTGCTGCTGTTCGTCGGCGATCTGCGCACGCCGCGCAAGAACCTCGGCACCGTGCTGAAGGCGCTGACGAAGCTGCCGGCCAACGTCCATCTCGCGGTGGCCGGCTATCTGCCCGGCAGCCCGTATCCGGACGAGGCGCGCGCGCTCGGCATCGATTCGCGCGTGCACTTCCTCGGTCTCGTGAAGAACATGCCGACGCTGATGAGCTCGGTTGACGCATACGTGTTTCCGTCGCGCTACGAGGCGATGAGCCTGTCGCTGCTGGAGGCGATGGCGGCCGGGCTGCCGGTCGTCACCGCACGCACGGCGGGCGGCGCGGAAATCATCACGCGCGAGTGCGGGATCGTGCTCGAGGATCCGGACGATCCGGCCGCGCTCGCGCAGGCAATCGGTTCGCTCGCGGCGTCGCGCGACACCTGCCGCGCGATGGGCGACGCGGCCCGCGAATTGATGACCCGTTTCGGCTGGGCCCATATGGGCGCCCAGTACGTCGCGCTCTACCGGCGCATCGGCCAACCCACGCAGCCGTCCGCCTTCGAGCGGGTCGAGCATGCGGTGACGCAGGAGCAATCGTGATGTCCCAATCTTCCCGGCCGATCAAATCGTTGCAGATCGGCATGCACTGGTTCCCCGAACGTGCGGGCGGCCTCGACCGGATGTACTACTCGCTCGTCGGCGCGCTGCCCGGTGCGGGCGTCGAGGTGCGCGGGCTCGTCGCCGGCTCGCCGAAGGTCGCCGACGACACGGGCGGTGCGATCCAGGGCTTCGGGCCCGCGTCGCAGCCGCTCGCGCGCCGGATGCTCGCCGCGCGCCGCGCGTTGCGCGACGAGATTCGCACCGAGCGGCCGGACGTGATTTCGTCGCACTTCGCGCTGTACACGTTCCCGGGCCTCGACGTGACGCGCGGGATTCCACAGGTGTCGCACTTCCAGGGGCCGTGGGCCGACGAAAGCCAGGTCGAGGGCGCCGCGTCGCTCGGGCAGCGCGCGAAGCGCTATCTCGAACAGGCCGTCTATACGCGCTCGTCGCGGCTGATCGTGCTGTCGCAGGCATTCGGCCAGATCCTGACGAACCGTTACGGGATCGAACCGTCGCGCGTGCGCGTGATTCCCGGCTGTGTCGATACCGCGCAGTTCGACACGCCGCTCACGCCCAGCGAGGCGCGGCACAAGCTGCAACTGCCGCAGGACCGGCCGATCGTGCTGGCCGTGCGCCGGCTCGTGCGGCGCATGGGGCTGGAGGATCTGATCGACGCGATCGGCGTCGTCAAGCAACGGCACCCGGACGTGCTGCTGCTGATCGCCGGCAAGGGCAAGATCGGCGAGGAATTGCAGCAGCGCATCGATGCGGCGGGGCTGCAGGACAACGTGAAGCTGCTCGGCTTCGTGCCCGACAACCATCTCGCGGCGCTGTACCGCGCGGCAACGGTCAGCGTCGTGCCGACGGTCGCGCTCGAGGGCTTCGGGCTGATCACCGTCGAATCGCTGGCGTCCGGCACACCGGTGCTGGTCACGCCGGTCGGCGGGTTGCCCGAGGCGGTCGCCGGGCTGTCCGACGATCTCGTGCTGCCGTCGACCGGCGCGGATGCGATCGCGGAAGGGCTCGGCGCGGCGCTGTCGGGCGCGATCAAGCTGCCGGACGAAGCCGCGTGCAAGCGCTATGCACGCGAACACTTCGACAACGCGGTGATCGCGCGGCGGGTCGCCGGTGTGTATGAGGAGGCGATTCGGGCGGCGGGGTAAGTGAACGCGGTGCGTCGCCGGCGGATTGCGGGCGGCGCGTGCGTAGGCGGACGGTTTGCGAGCTGGACGCCTGCGCCGGGCGCCCAAGCTGGACACCCAAGCCGGACACCCAAGCCGGACACCCAAGCCGGACACCCAAGCCGGACACCCAAGCCGGCTCGCGTGATTCGGGCGAGCCGGCTTTTTGTCGTTCGCTGCCTAACTCGCCGTGGTCAGCACGCCCTTTTCGACACGCGTCACGCCCGCCTGCGCGTCACGGCCCAAACGGCGAACGCGACGACGCTGACCGCCGCGCCGAGCCCACAAACTCCGATCCATCCGGCGTGCGCATACATCATCGTCGACGCAATCGCGCCGAGCCCGCTGCCGGCCGGACAGCCGTCATGCCCGCCTGCGCGTCACGGCCCAAACAGCGAATGCGACGACGCTGACCGCCGCGCCGAGCCCGCAGACGCCGATCCACCCGGCGTGCGCATACATCATCGTCGACGCAATCGCGCCGAGTCCGCTACCGACCGAATAGAACAGCATGTAGCAGCCGACGAGGCGCGCATGCGCGTCGGGCCGCGCGCCGAGGATCATGCTCTGGTTCACGACGTGGACGGCCTGCCCGCCGACGTCGAGCAGCACGATGCCGACGACCAGCAGCGCGATCGACGTGCCGGCGAACGCGAGCGGCAGCCACGAGAGCGCAAGGAGCGCCAGCGCGACGCCGGTGGCCGCTTCAGCGAGCCCGCGATCGGCGAGCCGGCCCGCGCGCGCGGCGGCGGCCGCCCCCAGTGCGCCGACGAGCCCGAACGCGCCGATCTCCGTATGCGACATCGCATGCGGCGGCGCGCTCAACGGCAGGACGAGCGCGCTCCAGAAGATGCTGAACGCCGCGAACATCAGCAGCGCGATCGCCCCGCGCACGCGCAGCGCGCGCTCCGTGCGCAGCAGCGTGACCATCGACCCGAGCAGCGCCGCGTAGCCGATGCGTTCGCGCGGCGCATCGGCATCGGGCAACAGCCGCGCCAGCGCGATGAGCATCGCGATCGCGAGCGCGCCCGACACCAGATAAACCGCACGCCAGCCGGCGATGTCCGTGACGACACCCGCGAGCGAGCGCGCGGCCAGCAGGCCGATCACGACGCCGCCCTGTGCCGCGCCCACCACGCGGCCGCGCTCGCCGGCACCCGCAAGCGCGGCCGAGCAGGCGATCAGCCCTTGCGTCATCGCGGTGCCGAGCAGCCCGACCGCGACCATGCCCGCGAGCAATGCGATGCGCGTCGACGATGCGGCCACGCCGATGCACGCCGCCGTCAGCAGCAGGAGCTGAACGGTGATCAGGCGCTTGCGGTTCAGCAGGTCGCCGAGCGGCACGACGAACAGCAGCGCGAGCGCGCAGCCGAGCTGCGTCGCGGTGATCACGCCACCGACCGCCGCCTGCGATACGCCGAAGTCGCGGGCGATCGAATCGAGCAGCGGCTGCGCGTAGTACACGTTCGCGACGCTCGCGGCGCAGCAGACGGCCAGCAGCGCGACGCGCGCCGTGGACACGCGCGTGTCATCGGCCGGGCGAGCGGCACGTGATGCCGCGCTCGACGCGACGGTTCCTGAACGACAAGACGATTCCATCGGTTGCCTCACGCAAGTGGTTGCAATTTGAAACTAGTTGGAGTGTAGGATAAGTAGTTTTAAAATGCAACTTCATGAGGCGGCGGGCGACGGGCCCGCGCGCGAATGGCCGGCGGCCCGGGCGGGCAGCCGGCGCGACAGCGGAGAGCAATATGGCCAGGCAGAGAAGTCTTGCGGATTCGCCGTGCCCGGTGGCGCGGGCGACCGATATCGTCGGCGATCGCTGGGCGTTGCTGATCGTGCGCGACGCGTTCGACGGCGTGCGCCGCTTCGGCGATTTCCGCGCGAGCCTCGGCGTCGCGAGCAACATCCTGTCGGACCGGCTGAGGATGCTGGTGGAGGCCGGCGTGTTCGACGTCGTGCCCGCGTCGGACGGCAGCGCGTATCAGGAATACGCGTTGACGAAGAAGGGCGACGGGCTGTTTCCGGTGATCGTGATGCTGCGGCAGTGGGGCGAGGCGAACCTGTTCGCGCGCGGCGAGCCGCATTCGGTGCTGGTCGAGCGCAAGACGGGCCGCGCGATCCGCAAGCTCGCGCTGCGGCACGACGACGGCCGGCCGCTGAAGGCGTCCGAGACGGTCGTGCGCAAGGTGGGTGACGACGAGGGCGGGACGCGGGGGTGAAGGCCGGTCGTGCCGTCCAATCGGCGGACGACGCTGCCCGACGCGCAGCCGATGCACTGCGATGCGCATTCGGCCTGGTCAGCGTCGCGAGCAACCCCACTGCGACGAGTAGCATCGACCGCCGCGAGCGGCAGCGTCAGCGGCGTCGACACATCGATGAAATGCAGCGATCCGTAGCCGAACGCAGCGGCGGTTCGTGTGGCCGCGGTCATCGGCATCGTCGGCGAGCCGCGCACGCATCGCGCTCGAATACCGCGTGATAGTCGGCCCAGCACGCGATCCCGGAGAAGTACGTGTCGTGCGGCCGAGGTTTCAGGAGGGCATGATGCGTCGATACGGTCACCGCCTGCGATGCAATGCGATCGATTTACGCGCGGGAAAGGGGCGGCTTGCAGCACCACGCGACCGCATTACCGCAGGCAGGAACCGTCCGGCGAAATCGCTCAGTGACGTTCGCCGCGCCAGCGCCCCGGCGCGACGCCGAAGCGCTTCGTGAACGCGTGCGTGAAGGTGCTTTGGTCGGCGAAGCCGACCATGCCGGCGATGTCGACGAGCGGATGGCGGCCGTCGGCGAGCAGCACGACGGCGGCGTCGAGCCGCAGCCGCTGCAGGTAACGATGCGGGGTTTCGCCGAACGCGTCGACGAACAATTGATGAAACCGCCGCATGCCGTAGCCGCAGTGCGCGGCGAGATCGGCGATGCGCAGCGGCTCCGCGAGCCGGGCGCGCAGCCAGCGGTCGATGCGCGCGAAATCGAGGCCCGCCGCGGGCGCGGCGAGGCCGGTGTCGCCGAGCAGCGCGTCGCACAGACGCGCGGCGGCCTGCCACTGGAAGCGATGTGCGTGCCGCGCGTCGCCGGCCGGCCCGTCGAGTTGCTCGGCGGCCGCCGCGACCTGCGCGACGAGCGAGGTCAGCGCCGGGTCGATCGATACCGCACGCGCGCTGTCGAACAGCCGCTGCGGCACCGCGAGCGACGCGGCGGGCAGGTCGAGCACGAGCTGGCGATTGTCGCCGAGGCCCGCGTAATCATGGCGCGCGCCGGCCGGAATCAGCCAGGCCGCGTGCCGGTCGATGCGCTTGCCGACGCCGTCCACCGCCATCACCATCTCGCCATCGACGCCGAGCACGACCTGATGAAAGTCGTGCACGTCGGACGCTTCGCACGTGTCGTAACGGCGCAGCGCGATGGCGGGTGACGGGATGCGTTCCATCGGAGGGAGTCGGCCGGCGTCTTCGTCAGACGTCGAGCAGCTCGACTTCGAACACGAGCGTCGCGTTCGGCGGGATCACGCCGCCTGCGCCGCGCGGGCCGTACGCGAGTTGCGGCGGGATCGTCAGGCGACGCACGCCGCCGACCTTCATGCCCTGCACGCCTTCGTCCCAGCCCTTGATGACCATGCCGCCGCCGAGCACGAACGCGAACGGGTCGTTGCGGTCCTTGCTCGAGTCGAATTTCTGACCGTCGGTCAGCCAGCCCGTGTAGTGGACGCTGACGGTCTGGCCGGCTTGCGCTTCCGCGCCGGTGCCTTCGGTCAGCTCTTCGATTTTGAGGCCCGATGCGGTCGTGGTGACAGACATGACTTCTCCTGAAAGGGGTTGGGTAAAACCGCTATTGTAGGCGAGCGCGCAGCGGGCCGCCCTGCGTGGCGAAGGCCAATCCGCGTGTCGATCGCGGGTCGCTGGCGAGGCGGCCACGCATCCAGCCGGAAACGCGAATGGAACGCGCGTTTGAATTTTTCGCGAACCGGATCGACGCGGTCGAACCGTGCGAAGGGCGCGCGCGTATGAATCGTTGCGACGCGGCAAGCCGCCGGAGCGTTGGACACCACCGACCCTTCGCGCAAGACGCCCGTCGCACGGCGCTTTCACGCCGATTACGGCTCGCGTATTGAGCGCCCGCCTGTCGGTCCCACGCCGCTGTGCGCGTTCGAATCGCGGCACGCGCGAACGCCTTCCAGACGTCGTTTTTTCCGCGCCGCCGAGCGCGCCGCGTTTGGAAGCGCGCATCTACCGCGCGGCTTGCGCGCGGCGCCGCCTCGAGCCTATCTTTACAGTTATCAATGTCAAGATTTCGGCGTTGCGCGATGCGCCGCCCGGGCCCGCGCCGGCAAGGCCGCAACGGCCGCCGGGCCGCCCGAAAACCAGGAGAATCACGAACATGAAGTCAGCCGCTTCCGCCACCGCAGCCGAGGTGATGCCGGTGCGCCGCGACCTGCGCTTCGACCTGCCGGTCGAACGCGCGAAGGACTGGCACGGGCTCGGCCCGCACGTGACGCACTTCTTCAATGCACTGTCGCTGCTGTTTCCGGCCGGCGAACGCTTTTTCATGGATTCGGTGCGCAACTATCGCGACCGGATCGACGATCTCGTGCTGAAGCGCCAGGTGCTCGGTTTCATCGGCCAGGAGGCGATGCATACGCGCGAGCACGTTGAATACAACGAGCTGATGCAGGCGAACCGGCTGCCCGCGCGCAAGCTCGACAAGCGCGTATGGACGGTGCTCGGCTTCGCGAAGCGCGTGCTGCCGCATTCGGTGCAACTCGCGCATACGGTCGCGGCGGAGCACTACACGGCGATGCTCGCGGACTGGCTGCTGCGCGACCCGACGCGTCTCGCCGGCTCGGTCGAAGGCTACCGGCAGATGTGGGTATGGCATGCGCTGGAGGAAACCGAGCACAAGGCCGTGTCCTACGACGTGTGGAACGCCGTGATGAAGCCGGGCCTGCGCCGCTATCTGATCCGCGTCGGCGTCTACCTGCTGACGACGCTGACGTTCTGGCCGACCGTATTTCTGATCCACGGGACGCTGTTGTCGCGCGATCGCGATATCAGGCATCGCGTGCGCGGCATGCTGCGGATGATCGCGTTCCTGTACGGGCCGCGCCGCGGGTTGTTTCCTCGCATCGCGGGGGAGTGGCTGAGCTTTTTGCGGCCCGGCTTCCATCCGTCGGACCACGACAACCGCCATCACCTTTCCCGCGTCGACGGCCTCGTCGCCGCATACGGCGAGCACGATGACGCGGCGGCCGGCCGCGGTCGCTCCCACGCCCACGCGCCCGCCCCGGTCGCATCGGGGCGCTGATCCGCCCGCCGCGCGATGCGGCGCGTGTTGCGTTCGTGCATCAACCCCGTTTAATTGACGATTGACCGGCATCAAGCGGAAACGATTGCGCACGCGTTCGCCGGGACGGCCGACCCGCCACGCCGGCGCATGCGGCCGATTCGATTCCGCCTGACCGGCATCGCATGCCGACCCGGTGCGCCAGCACCGGCGCGGTTCCCCGCGTTCGTGATCTCCGCGGCTTTCTTCCGGGTTCACCCCGCCACCGGGAAAACACCCATCTAGCCGCGCGTCCGCGGCATCGATATACCGTTCATGAAAGGATTCGTTCGGCGCACGATTATCGCCCGGGGGGATTTTATTCGTACGGAAATACGGCCAATATGTCGGTTCGATCGAGGTCCTTCGTACGCGCGGCGAGCCGGCGCACGATACCAACGCCAAGCGGGGAATAACGATGGTTGCAAGGTCACCCGACGCAAACGGGACGGCGGCGCCCGAGATGCCGCTCGTATCCGTTACCGCCCCCGAGGCCGGACGCAAGCTGTTCGTGATCATGCGTTCGCCGGACGAGCCGTTGCTGGCGCAACTGCGCGGGCTCGGCTGGGATATCTCGATCGCCAAGACAGCCGGCGCCGCGCAGAACATGACATCCGGCGTCAACGTCGCCGCCGGGCTCATCGATTTCTCCGGATTCACGTCGCGCGACTATCCCGCGCTGAAGGCGTGCCTGAGTCAGGCGGCGATCGGCTGGATTTCCGTCGCGCAGGCCGGTGTCACGATCAGCCCCGCCGTGCGCGAAATGATCCGCAGCTACTGTTTCGATTACGTGACGCTGCCGTTGCCGCACGAATGGATTTCGCACGTGCTCGGCCATGCACGCGGGATGGCCGCGCTCGATCGCGTCGACGGCGCGGCCTACGCGGCGTCGATCGGCGAGCACGGGATGATCGGCAACTGCGAAGCGATGCAACAGTTGTTCAGCACGATTCGCAAGGTCGCGAAAACCGACGCGAGCGTGTTCATCTCCGGCGAGTCGGGCACCGGCAAGGAGCTGACGGCGCTCGCGATCCACGAGCGCTCGGTGCGCGGCAAGGGCCCGTTCGTCGCGATCAACTGCGGCGCGATTCCGCATCACCTGCTGCAGTCGGAACTGTTCGGCTACGAGCGCGGCGCATTCACCGGGGCGAACCAGCGGCGCGCGGGCCGGATCGAATCCGCGAACGGCGGCACGCTGTTTCTCGACGAAATCGGCGACATGCCGGTCGAAAGCCAGGCGAGCCTGCTGCGCTTCCTGCAGGAAGGGAAGATCGAGCGGCTCGGCGGCCAGGAATCGATTTCGGTCGATGTGCGGATCATCTCGGCGACGCACGTGGATCTCGACGGCGCGGTCGAAGCCGCACGCTTTCGCGCGGACCTCTATCACCGGCTCTGCGTGCTGCGCATTCACGAGCCGCCGCTGCGCGCGCGCGGCAAGGACATCGACATCCTCGCGCATTACGTGCTGCAGAAATACAAGGCCGACAGCGGCCGCAAGATCAGCGGCTTCACGTCGGCCGCGCTCGACGCGATGCGCCGCTACGAGTGGCCCGGCAACGTGCGCGAGCTGATCAACCGGGTGCGCCGCGCGATCGTGATGGCGGAAAGCCGGCTGCTCACGCCGAACGATCTCGGGCTCGAGACGCCGGGCGAAACGGAGCCCGTGACGCTCGAACAGGCGCGTTCGCTCGCCGAGCGCACCGCGATCGAGAACGCGCTGCTGCGCAACGATCACCGGATCAACAAGGCCGCCGCCGAACTCGGCATCTCGCGCGTGACGCTCTACCGGATGATGATCGAGCACGGGCTCAACGACCACGACAACAACGGCGACAACGGCGGGAAGGACGGTTCACCGTCCGGCGACGCTGACCACCAGCGCGTCGGCTGAACGGCGGCAGGGCAGCGTTCGCGGCCGGCCGTGCGCACGGCCGGCGGCATGTAAAGAGCGTGAAACGTTTCCTGTCGGCAGCCACCCGAATAACCCGGCAAACGCGGCCGGCGGCGTGCCGCCCGCGCCGGCAAAACTTTCCGGATCGTCAGCGCGCCTTGTCCGGCAAGGCATTGCCGCAGCGCACCCGCGGCCGCCCGCGCGCGGCATGTTTCAGTTTCGTAACTTCCCGCGTGTCCGGCCCGGGCCGGCCGCCAGCTTGTCCGACGAAAGCCTTGTGCGGCCGGCTTCATCCGAAGCTGGCCCGCTCCTTGCGCTGATCGAGGTGCGAGAGTCGACGACGTGGCGTCCGGCCGGTTCGGCAGCGAATGCAAGAGCCGGC
Protein-coding sequences here:
- a CDS encoding O-antigen ligase family protein translates to MSTIAAEREPSRKRSWLPERKHWVGQAGLWTFTAALIAIHQGKVLTLAFPVLAIAVGIWLYFKSPARYVGFMWWVWFLSPEVRRLADWSKGAFTPTSLIQVAPLAVTMIAAFGLIRHYRVLAQRRGIPVLLMLFGLAYAYLVGIVSSGVMAATYDLANWVYPVLIGFHIMVNSRDYPEYRDVLLSTFMWGAAVMGVYGVVQYFVMPQWDVLWMIGSNMGSQGEPVPYGVRVFSTMNSSGPFAFAIMGALVFVFAAPQKVRWFAGAAGFVSFALCLVRSTWGGWVIALAIQLLQSSNRVRMRILISGVVLVGLCVPLLTVGPVADRLGARLQSITNLKDDRSYDDRNKFYATFAQTAFTDVAGEGMGATGASTKLSSDSGELGKYGSFDSGVMNVPFVLGWPGTLLYLAGVVMLLGRTLRAAFKLRKDKFVGACLSLCLSVFAMLVFTNSLIGTGGLLLFTAIFSILSAAHWQKAQRLLAAAQSRGGDH
- a CDS encoding winged helix-turn-helix transcriptional regulator produces the protein MARQRSLADSPCPVARATDIVGDRWALLIVRDAFDGVRRFGDFRASLGVASNILSDRLRMLVEAGVFDVVPASDGSAYQEYALTKKGDGLFPVIVMLRQWGEANLFARGEPHSVLVERKTGRAIRKLALRHDDGRPLKASETVVRKVGDDEGGTRG
- a CDS encoding glycosyltransferase family 4 protein: MTATKVHVHLFYGADPRTYRKGEDIGCLYGYHHAESDEFRLTYSQDRRENRVASLARRALKAALGFDVVHAWRNRAALLDTDVIWTHTEQEHLAAALVLKLAGARGKRPLLLAQSVWLFDKWNTFGGARRWLYRKLLARADALTTLARDNAELCRRYLGRDAEFVYYGLNTQDFPPVEPQQWQPNRPLRIAAIGNDRDRDWRTFLAAFGGDERYDVRLATRRRVPREWHAPNVKIGSASGLAKQHELYAWADVIVVPLRPNFHASGITVMLEAAAVGKPMIVSDVGGLSDYFPHDTAAYVPAFDAQAMRQAADRFVADPLAALDCARAAAACLRERDLTTQAFAEQHVRITRDMLRRRRTPAAAGLAMPLADSRPSSR
- a CDS encoding glycosyltransferase family 4 protein, which translates into the protein MSQSSRPIKSLQIGMHWFPERAGGLDRMYYSLVGALPGAGVEVRGLVAGSPKVADDTGGAIQGFGPASQPLARRMLAARRALRDEIRTERPDVISSHFALYTFPGLDVTRGIPQVSHFQGPWADESQVEGAASLGQRAKRYLEQAVYTRSSRLIVLSQAFGQILTNRYGIEPSRVRVIPGCVDTAQFDTPLTPSEARHKLQLPQDRPIVLAVRRLVRRMGLEDLIDAIGVVKQRHPDVLLLIAGKGKIGEELQQRIDAAGLQDNVKLLGFVPDNHLAALYRAATVSVVPTVALEGFGLITVESLASGTPVLVTPVGGLPEAVAGLSDDLVLPSTGADAIAEGLGAALSGAIKLPDEAACKRYAREHFDNAVIARRVAGVYEEAIRAAG
- a CDS encoding AraC family transcriptional regulator translates to MERIPSPAIALRRYDTCEASDVHDFHQVVLGVDGEMVMAVDGVGKRIDRHAAWLIPAGARHDYAGLGDNRQLVLDLPAASLAVPQRLFDSARAVSIDPALTSLVAQVAAAAEQLDGPAGDARHAHRFQWQAAARLCDALLGDTGLAAPAAGLDFARIDRWLRARLAEPLRIADLAAHCGYGMRRFHQLFVDAFGETPHRYLQRLRLDAAVVLLADGRHPLVDIAGMVGFADQSTFTHAFTKRFGVAPGRWRGERH
- a CDS encoding FKBP-type peptidyl-prolyl cis-trans isomerase, coding for MSVTTTASGLKIEELTEGTGAEAQAGQTVSVHYTGWLTDGQKFDSSKDRNDPFAFVLGGGMVIKGWDEGVQGMKVGGVRRLTIPPQLAYGPRGAGGVIPPNATLVFEVELLDV
- a CDS encoding glycosyltransferase family 4 protein gives rise to the protein MRIAIVTHVVRHNDGQGRVNYEIARAALAENYEVTLVASHVAPELLADPRVRWVPVKVGRFWPSNLVKQQVFALKSAWWLRAHRGEYDVLHVNGFISWISADVNTAHFVHGGWFKSPYYPFGLTKGMWSAYQYVYTRVNTALERWAYRRSRAITAVSQKVADEIAGLGIDSRKISVIYNGVDGSAFAGAQPDRAAFKLPDDAFLLLFVGDLRTPRKNLGTVLKALTKLPANVHLAVAGYLPGSPYPDEARALGIDSRVHFLGLVKNMPTLMSSVDAYVFPSRYEAMSLSLLEAMAAGLPVVTARTAGGAEIITRECGIVLEDPDDPAALAQAIGSLAASRDTCRAMGDAARELMTRFGWAHMGAQYVALYRRIGQPTQPSAFERVEHAVTQEQS
- a CDS encoding MFS transporter; translation: MESSCRSGTVASSAASRAARPADDTRVSTARVALLAVCCAASVANVYYAQPLLDSIARDFGVSQAAVGGVITATQLGCALALLFVVPLGDLLNRKRLITVQLLLLTAACIGVAASSTRIALLAGMVAVGLLGTAMTQGLIACSAALAGAGERGRVVGAAQGGVVIGLLAARSLAGVVTDIAGWRAVYLVSGALAIAMLIALARLLPDADAPRERIGYAALLGSMVTLLRTERALRVRGAIALLMFAAFSIFWSALVLPLSAPPHAMSHTEIGAFGLVGALGAAAAARAGRLADRGLAEAATGVALALLALSWLPLAFAGTSIALLVVGIVLLDVGGQAVHVVNQSMILGARPDAHARLVGCYMLFYSVGSGLGAIASTMMYAHAGWIGVCGLGAAVSVVAFAVWAVTRRRA